In Anseongella ginsenosidimutans, one genomic interval encodes:
- the lpxA gene encoding acyl-ACP--UDP-N-acetylglucosamine O-acyltransferase codes for MIQPLAYVHPQAKIADNVVIEPFATIHKNVEIGEGTWIGSNVTIMDGARIGKNCRIFPGAVISAIPQDLKFEGEDSLVIIGDGTTIRECATVNRGTKALGYTRIGKDCLIMAYAHVAHDCILGDRVILGNATTLAGHITIGDWAILSGLTAVHQFVNIGSHAMLSGGSLVRKDVPPYTKAAREPLSYVGINSVGLRRRGFSSEKINHIQEIYRLLFVKHNNTSKALDIIEAEIEPTEERDEIVNFVRNSNRGIMKGFFQ; via the coding sequence ATGATACAACCTCTTGCTTACGTTCACCCGCAGGCAAAAATCGCTGATAATGTGGTTATTGAACCCTTCGCAACCATTCATAAGAATGTGGAAATAGGCGAAGGTACCTGGATAGGCTCCAATGTCACGATCATGGACGGCGCCCGGATAGGGAAAAACTGCCGCATATTTCCGGGCGCGGTAATATCCGCTATTCCCCAGGACCTCAAATTCGAGGGAGAAGACAGCCTGGTGATCATAGGCGATGGCACTACTATTCGGGAATGCGCTACCGTCAACCGGGGAACCAAGGCGCTTGGGTACACCCGCATCGGAAAAGACTGCCTGATCATGGCCTACGCACACGTGGCTCATGACTGTATCCTTGGCGACCGCGTGATCCTTGGAAACGCCACCACCCTGGCAGGCCACATTACGATCGGAGACTGGGCCATATTAAGCGGACTTACGGCCGTACACCAGTTCGTAAATATTGGCTCACATGCCATGCTATCGGGCGGCTCCCTGGTCAGAAAAGATGTGCCTCCTTATACAAAGGCCGCGCGGGAGCCTCTTTCGTACGTGGGTATTAACTCCGTGGGCCTCAGGAGAAGAGGTTTTTCGTCCGAAAAGATCAATCATATTCAGGAAATATACCGCCTGCTCTTTGTAAAACATAACAATACTTCCAAGGCGCTGGACATTATCGAAGCCGAAATTGAGCCTACCGAAGAACGCGACGAGATCGTAAATTTCGTTCGGAATTCCAACCGTGGAATTATGAAAGGGTTTTTCCAGTAG
- a CDS encoding ABC transporter ATP-binding protein: MDIEIKKLGRRFNRDWIFRNMNYRISSGGRYAVLGPNGSGKSTFLQVISGSLTPSEGDVVYRFGNTAVEVEKVYEQLSLAAPYLELVEEFTLAECIDFHFRFKTYIPGTDASQVIRLLGFEKFAGREIRYFSSGMKQRLKLVLAVCSDTPLLLLDEPTANFDEQGISWYHSLIERFSPGRTLIICSNQPHEYDFCTERISVLDFK; encoded by the coding sequence ATGGATATTGAGATAAAAAAGCTCGGCAGGCGTTTCAACCGCGACTGGATATTCCGGAATATGAATTACCGGATTAGCTCCGGCGGCCGCTACGCCGTTCTTGGCCCGAACGGTTCCGGGAAATCGACTTTTCTCCAGGTTATCTCGGGCAGCCTTACCCCCTCCGAAGGCGATGTTGTTTACCGCTTTGGGAATACGGCAGTAGAAGTAGAGAAGGTGTATGAGCAGCTCTCCCTGGCCGCTCCCTACCTGGAACTGGTGGAAGAATTCACGCTAGCCGAATGCATCGATTTCCACTTTCGCTTCAAAACATATATTCCTGGCACCGATGCCAGCCAGGTGATCCGCCTCCTGGGCTTCGAAAAATTCGCCGGCCGGGAGATCCGTTATTTTTCATCCGGCATGAAACAGCGGCTGAAGCTGGTCCTGGCTGTTTGCTCCGACACCCCCCTACTCCTGCTTGACGAGCCCACCGCCAATTTCGACGAGCAGGGGATCAGCTGGTACCACTCCCTGATCGAACGCTTTTCGCCCGGCCGTACCCTCATTATCTGTTCCAACCAACCCCACGAATACGATTTCTGCACCGAACGCATCTCCGTCCTGGATTTCAAATAG
- a CDS encoding pesticidal protein Cry7Aa codes for MTKNNSPEIKKSGILLEKTQLGFENEGVFNPGSYQDGETIHLLYRAVSEGNYSTVGYCRLSDPLTIAERAETPVYRPSHPSEAHGVEDPRVVKIDGIYYMAYVAYDGINAAGSLAVSTDLKHFSRAGFLTPRITMHDFRELAEKYGAIPKGYYYNVMIPADPEQRKSRLLWDKDVIFFPRKINGRLAFLHRVFPGIQVVYCDTPEDLTDAFWEDYFGNFRSHIVLESKHSFERQYIGGGCVPVETPEGWLLIYHGVEQSRAGKVYHAAAALLDINDPTREIARLSVPLFSPEKEWEVTGCVNNVVFPTGTAQIGDQLYIYYGAGDSKIGVASLSLSGLMKALLKNKSIKSCQVSQDQQSIF; via the coding sequence ATGACAAAAAACAACTCGCCGGAAATTAAAAAATCGGGCATTCTACTGGAAAAAACTCAGCTTGGCTTTGAGAACGAAGGCGTTTTTAATCCCGGCTCTTATCAGGACGGGGAAACAATCCACCTGCTCTATCGGGCGGTCAGCGAAGGTAATTACTCCACGGTCGGATATTGCCGGCTTTCCGACCCTTTAACAATAGCTGAGCGCGCTGAAACGCCGGTTTACCGACCCAGCCACCCCTCGGAAGCACACGGTGTGGAGGATCCAAGGGTTGTTAAAATAGACGGGATTTATTACATGGCCTATGTGGCTTATGATGGGATAAATGCGGCCGGCTCCCTGGCTGTCTCTACTGATTTGAAGCATTTCAGCCGGGCAGGCTTTCTTACGCCCCGCATCACCATGCATGATTTCAGGGAGCTGGCGGAAAAATACGGGGCTATCCCGAAAGGTTATTATTACAATGTAATGATACCCGCCGATCCGGAGCAACGCAAAAGCCGCCTGCTGTGGGATAAAGACGTGATTTTCTTCCCAAGGAAAATAAACGGCAGGCTCGCCTTTTTGCATCGTGTGTTTCCCGGTATTCAGGTGGTTTATTGCGATACGCCTGAAGACCTTACCGATGCTTTCTGGGAAGATTACTTTGGAAATTTCCGCAGCCATATAGTACTGGAATCAAAACATTCCTTTGAGCGGCAATACATAGGTGGAGGTTGCGTCCCGGTAGAAACACCGGAAGGCTGGCTGCTTATTTATCATGGAGTGGAACAATCCCGGGCGGGGAAGGTTTATCATGCAGCAGCGGCCTTGTTGGATATTAACGACCCAACCCGTGAAATAGCAAGATTATCCGTTCCGTTGTTCTCACCCGAAAAAGAGTGGGAAGTGACCGGCTGCGTGAATAACGTGGTATTTCCCACCGGTACCGCCCAAATTGGAGACCAGCTATATATCTATTATGGCGCGGGAGATTCAAAAATAGGCGTGGCATCACTAAGTCTTAGCGGACTGATGAAGGCCTTGTTAAAAAATAAATCCATAAAATCATGTCAAGTCAGTCAGGATCAACAATCAATATTTTAA
- a CDS encoding fatty acid desaturase family protein, with product MVFKTVFFIALTVVLYALILTGLFPLFVQLMLAIALGVTMAFVGFNICHDALHGAYSSNKKVNKGLGLLFNIIGANGYLWGITHNIVHHTYTNIPGHDEDIEIAPGLIRVSPEDKANKIQRYQHIYAFFLYGFTSLSWFFRKDYVKFFKKRIGNKETKHPRIEYFNLFFYKIIYYSLFIVIPLLVLDITWWQFLIGYLAMNFAEGYVLGLVFQLAHVVEDTNFPHPDSEGNIQEAWAVHQMMTTANFAGRSNLAHFLCGGLNLQIEHHLFPKICHIHYKGLSGIVKETALEFGLPYHENRNFFSALRSHYFLLKRMGKMEERV from the coding sequence ATGGTGTTTAAAACGGTGTTCTTCATTGCTCTCACCGTTGTTTTGTATGCACTGATCTTAACCGGGCTGTTCCCACTCTTTGTTCAATTAATGCTGGCCATAGCGTTGGGCGTCACAATGGCATTTGTAGGATTTAATATTTGTCATGACGCGCTGCACGGCGCTTATTCTTCGAATAAAAAAGTAAATAAAGGATTGGGGCTGCTATTCAATATCATTGGCGCCAACGGTTATTTATGGGGTATTACGCATAATATCGTGCATCACACCTATACGAATATCCCGGGACACGATGAGGACATAGAAATTGCACCGGGACTGATACGGGTGTCGCCTGAAGACAAAGCGAATAAGATCCAGCGATACCAGCATATTTATGCCTTCTTCTTATATGGGTTTACTTCTTTGTCCTGGTTTTTCCGTAAAGATTACGTAAAGTTCTTTAAGAAACGAATAGGGAACAAGGAGACCAAGCATCCGCGGATCGAATATTTCAATTTGTTTTTTTACAAAATTATTTACTATTCGCTGTTCATCGTAATCCCCCTGCTCGTGCTGGACATTACCTGGTGGCAGTTCCTGATTGGTTACCTTGCGATGAATTTCGCCGAAGGCTATGTGCTTGGACTTGTATTTCAGCTGGCGCACGTGGTGGAAGACACAAACTTTCCCCATCCGGACAGCGAAGGGAATATCCAGGAAGCCTGGGCTGTTCACCAGATGATGACCACCGCCAACTTTGCGGGCCGAAGCAACCTTGCCCATTTTTTGTGCGGCGGGCTCAATTTGCAGATCGAACATCACCTCTTTCCGAAAATATGCCATATTCATTATAAAGGCCTGTCCGGCATTGTAAAGGAAACCGCGCTGGAATTCGGCCTCCCTTATCATGAAAACCGTAACTTCTTTTCCGCATTACGCTCTCATTATTTCCTTTTAAAACGAATGGGCAAAATGGAAGAACGCGTTTAA
- a CDS encoding glycosyltransferase, with amino-acid sequence MSSQSGSTINILSVTTYPPYECGIATFSQDLINVIGRSFGDSIDIKVCAISGKNSGETYSEPVSYTLNAGNRDAYLELAANINEDSDVDMVYLQHEFGLFGGNYGDYLLGLLLNLHKPFAICFHTVLPHPEQEMLKLVQVISKLAVKVVVMTQASLEILHREYDIPVSKLVRIPHGTHLTEWGDSHKIKQKHGLDNRLILSTFGLLSSNKSIETAIEAMDSIRMYFPNALYLVLGKTHPQILANEGEQYRRQLEEKVAELHLEDHVHFVNKYLSLKELLEYLSMTDVYLFTSKDPNQAVSGTFVYAMGSGCPIVSTPFLQARETLNENTGILVDFNDAAQLAAAAIRLLSDEPRRHNMSMNTYHATRDSIWENVAISYAHLFTELAGHSTPPRPSLPPVLTNHFRRLTDDTGMVQFAKICTPDLDSGYTLDDNARAMIAMCMHYRLKPVIKTLAAIRKYLDFILFCQQPGGKFLNYVDKEKQFTAQNKTVNLDDANTRAVWSLGILLSCQHLLPYSVVGPAEKALLSTLEWIGKLESPRAIAFSIKGLSFYLSSFKNPAAVELVIKLGNRLQDKYNETKAKDWNWYEKYLTYANAVLPEAMLYAYLHSGKKEHHDTATESLQFLCDRVFTENYMKVISNKGEYTINKASEFGEQSIDVCYTILALDLFYKTTGDKQYLEDMKMAFSWYLGNNHLHQIMYNPVSGGCFDGLEETHVNQNQGAESTVCYLIARLTMEESGQAARKSERSSLKVKYNRPSEIL; translated from the coding sequence ATGTCAAGTCAGTCAGGATCAACAATCAATATTTTAAGTGTCACTACTTATCCGCCATACGAATGCGGTATTGCCACCTTTAGCCAGGATCTGATCAATGTAATTGGAAGAAGCTTCGGAGACAGCATCGACATTAAGGTATGCGCTATTTCCGGAAAGAATTCGGGGGAGACCTACAGCGAACCGGTCAGCTATACCCTGAATGCAGGGAACCGGGATGCATATCTGGAGCTGGCCGCTAATATCAATGAAGACAGCGATGTTGATATGGTCTACCTTCAGCACGAGTTCGGTCTATTTGGCGGGAACTATGGCGATTACCTGCTGGGGCTGCTGCTCAATCTGCATAAGCCCTTTGCCATTTGCTTTCATACTGTATTGCCACATCCTGAACAAGAAATGCTGAAACTGGTCCAGGTGATCAGCAAACTGGCAGTAAAGGTAGTGGTAATGACGCAGGCGTCCCTGGAAATACTTCACCGGGAGTACGACATTCCCGTCAGCAAATTGGTACGCATACCGCACGGAACTCATTTGACCGAATGGGGGGACAGTCATAAAATAAAGCAAAAGCACGGTCTTGATAATCGCCTGATCCTTTCCACGTTTGGCCTGCTCAGTTCAAACAAGTCTATTGAAACAGCTATTGAGGCGATGGATAGCATCAGGATGTATTTCCCGAATGCATTATACCTTGTATTGGGAAAGACGCACCCTCAGATACTCGCTAATGAAGGCGAACAGTATCGTCGCCAGCTCGAAGAAAAAGTAGCCGAACTGCACCTGGAGGACCATGTTCATTTTGTTAACAAGTATTTATCCCTTAAAGAGTTACTGGAATACCTGTCCATGACGGATGTCTATCTTTTTACCTCAAAAGATCCCAACCAGGCGGTCAGCGGCACGTTTGTTTACGCAATGGGTTCCGGCTGTCCGATCGTTTCCACTCCGTTTTTGCAGGCAAGAGAAACCTTAAATGAAAACACGGGAATCCTGGTTGATTTTAATGACGCTGCTCAACTCGCTGCGGCTGCAATCCGCCTGTTAAGTGACGAGCCGCGCAGGCATAATATGAGCATGAACACCTACCATGCTACCCGCGACAGCATCTGGGAGAATGTCGCGATCTCCTATGCACATCTTTTTACTGAATTGGCTGGCCATAGTACTCCGCCCCGACCCTCCCTGCCCCCGGTTTTAACCAATCATTTCCGGAGGCTGACGGATGACACAGGCATGGTACAATTTGCCAAAATATGCACGCCTGATCTTGATTCGGGCTACACACTCGATGACAACGCCCGCGCCATGATAGCCATGTGTATGCACTACCGGTTAAAGCCTGTTATAAAAACGCTGGCCGCTATCAGGAAATACCTGGATTTCATACTTTTTTGCCAGCAGCCGGGCGGTAAGTTCCTGAACTATGTGGATAAGGAAAAACAGTTCACTGCGCAAAATAAAACCGTAAATTTAGACGACGCCAACACCCGGGCCGTCTGGAGCCTGGGTATATTACTGTCGTGTCAGCATTTGCTGCCTTACTCGGTGGTAGGCCCGGCGGAAAAGGCGCTGCTAAGCACGTTGGAATGGATAGGGAAACTCGAATCTCCCCGTGCAATTGCTTTTTCCATCAAAGGGCTTAGTTTTTATTTAAGCTCATTTAAAAATCCGGCGGCGGTAGAACTGGTCATAAAACTAGGCAACCGTTTGCAGGATAAATATAACGAAACGAAAGCCAAAGACTGGAATTGGTATGAAAAATACCTGACTTATGCCAATGCCGTATTACCGGAAGCTATGTTGTATGCATACCTCCATTCCGGGAAAAAGGAACATCATGATACGGCCACAGAAAGTCTGCAATTTTTATGTGATCGTGTTTTTACGGAAAACTACATGAAAGTCATCTCCAATAAAGGTGAATACACGATCAATAAAGCAAGCGAATTCGGCGAACAGTCAATTGATGTATGTTACACCATCCTGGCCCTTGACCTGTTTTATAAAACAACGGGCGATAAACAGTACCTGGAGGATATGAAAATGGCATTCAGCTGGTACCTGGGAAATAACCACCTGCATCAGATCATGTACAATCCTGTATCGGGAGGCTGTTTCGACGGGCTGGAAGAAACCCACGTTAACCAGAATCAGGGCGCTGAATCTACCGTATGTTATCTGATTGCCCGGCTAACAATGGAAGAATCCGGCCAGGCTGCCCGTAAAAGCGAGCGATCCTCCCTGAAAGTAAAATATAACCGGCCTTCCGAAATTTTATAA
- a CDS encoding lipocalin family protein, which translates to MTGCEKDAAGSGEGSLLGTWILVETKVSDGGSFAQWMAVDDAYTYTFKKDGSFASSKFSDCVTGTYTITGDQLILTYSCERLSGGIQSPQGGFVENFLLIGEFLILTPQYTVCYEGCGNKFLRVRR; encoded by the coding sequence GTGACAGGATGCGAAAAAGACGCAGCTGGTTCCGGAGAGGGCTCACTTTTAGGAACCTGGATACTGGTGGAAACCAAAGTGAGTGACGGTGGAAGTTTTGCCCAATGGATGGCAGTAGATGACGCGTATACTTATACGTTTAAAAAAGACGGGAGCTTTGCTTCCAGCAAGTTTAGCGATTGTGTAACGGGCACGTATACCATTACTGGCGATCAATTGATACTGACTTATAGCTGTGAGCGGCTTTCCGGCGGAATTCAATCGCCGCAGGGAGGTTTCGTTGAAAATTTCCTTCTTATCGGGGAGTTTTTAATACTGACTCCTCAATATACGGTGTGCTATGAAGGGTGCGGGAATAAATTTCTGCGTGTCAGAAGATAA
- a CDS encoding cupin domain-containing protein — protein sequence MEENETEKAKAFIMVEIIEYMPHAVISKTLFKKPTGSISITAIDSGESLVQKTSPFDIFIQIIEGKAEILIDNQSHLLETGQSIILPAHIPNAVKANVRFKMISTIIKSGYE from the coding sequence ATGGAAGAGAATGAAACAGAAAAAGCAAAGGCGTTTATTATGGTTGAGATCATTGAATACATGCCTCATGCAGTCATCAGCAAAACCCTCTTCAAAAAACCAACCGGTTCGATCAGCATAACGGCCATTGATTCCGGGGAGAGCCTGGTTCAAAAGACCTCTCCCTTCGACATATTTATACAAATTATTGAAGGAAAAGCTGAAATTTTAATAGATAATCAATCTCACTTGCTCGAAACAGGCCAGAGCATCATCCTTCCCGCACACATCCCAAACGCAGTAAAGGCCAACGTGCGCTTCAAAATGATTTCCACGATTATCAAAAGCGGGTACGAGTAA
- a CDS encoding helix-turn-helix domain-containing protein, with product MKLYIKYMVSLRCKMVVKEELKKVGVNYATVDLGVAELPGKITAEQRSQLKTALLKSGLELMDDKKSILIEKIKNVVIEFVHYSDELPNVNFSDYLSEKLNYDYTYLANIFSEVKGINIQQFIITHKIERVKELLVYDELSLTEIAHKLNYSSVAHLSNQFKKVTGLTPSHFKKLREKRRNRLENM from the coding sequence ATGAAGCTCTATATTAAATACATGGTAAGCCTCCGCTGCAAAATGGTAGTAAAAGAGGAATTGAAGAAAGTGGGGGTAAATTATGCGACCGTTGACCTTGGCGTAGCAGAATTGCCCGGCAAGATTACGGCCGAGCAGCGCAGCCAGCTAAAAACAGCCTTATTGAAATCCGGGCTGGAGCTAATGGATGACAAAAAGAGCATTCTTATTGAAAAAATCAAGAACGTGGTGATAGAATTCGTTCATTACTCTGACGAACTTCCAAATGTGAACTTCTCCGATTACCTAAGTGAGAAGCTGAATTACGATTATACCTACCTGGCCAATATATTTTCCGAAGTAAAGGGCATTAACATCCAGCAATTCATCATTACCCATAAAATTGAACGGGTAAAAGAATTGCTTGTTTATGATGAACTGTCACTTACAGAGATCGCCCACAAGCTTAACTACAGCAGCGTTGCACATCTGTCTAACCAATTCAAGAAGGTTACCGGGCTGACTCCTTCTCACTTTAAAAAGCTTCGGGAAAAGAGACGGAACCGGCTCGAAAACATGTGA